The genomic interval GAGCTCGGTCGCGGGCAAcagggagggcggtggcgagcTCGGGCGCGGGCAACAGGGAGGGCGGGGGCGAAGCTCGAGCGCGGCGGTTGGCGGCgctcgggcgcgggcggggaggccaGATCCGGTGCCGCCGGGCCACGGGGAGGCatgatccgccgccgccgcgccgcggggaggccggatccgccgcggggacaaggccgccgccaccgcggggGACAAGCCCAATGCCGGTGGAGCTACTCCTCGTCCAGGTCTACCGCCTCATCACCTTCCAAGGTCAGCACCCATCCGTTCTTGCGCTTCGATTTGCCATTTTTGTTGACGCGGCAATCTGAAATCcgtgtgtggtggtggtggatgcgCAGAGGTAACGAAGGCGCTGTGGGTGAGGAAGAACGAGAAGATGCGGCGGTGAGAGGCCATCAGGCATCAGCACGACCAGCTCCGGCGAGGCGTCCTGCTCGCCGATGTAGCCAAGGAGGAgatgcagcggcggtggcgaggggacttcaattttttttgttattgtgttgatttttgtgatgcttGAATGCTTGGGTGAATGAAAGTTCTTTAATGTAAGTTTGTGTGGAATTTTGAATGCTTGGGTAAATTTCTGTAAAATTTTTGAATGGTGGAGCGTTGATGGAGGCAGACGGAGTGATGTTGCTCCGTccgtcgttttttttttaaacttagcCAGTATTAACACTAGCGACTGGTACCTGGAACCCGCCAGCGATaattcattttcgctggcggccgtcTTAAGGCacccgccagcgaaaatggatttttgcTGGTGGCTGGCTTAAGACAACCGCTAGCGAAAATGAATTATTGCTGGCGGTAGCGAAGATCTACATTTTCACTGGCCTTTACTTTGTGGCGGCTGTGATTTCCGCCAACGAAAACCCAAAATGGCCGCCATGAAAgatggttttcgtagtagtgacACCTATTTTGAGTTTGTGCCACTAAATGGATAAGGATGTTATTAATGGGTCAGAATCTCGTTCTTTGGCATAATAACCTGGTTGCAAAGATTGTACATATTACTCTAAATAATGATAAAGATATATTTAGACAGAATCTAGGTAAACCATTCTTGgtttgttatatatatttagCCTTGATAAACAATGCTTATATAGAGAGAAAAACCTGAAGATGCctcttaaaataaaataaaataaagatcttTACGTGATATTTATTAAAGGTTGTGATGTTAAACAAGGATAATTTGGCATGAGGTAATTGAAATATCAGTAAACAAATATTGCTTTTGTTTACATGATGAATCTATccaacatttgtttttttttatttttcactttGCTAAATTTATATCGAGAATTGTTCATGTTTCTTTCCAACTGGAACCACCAAATAATTTATGACAATTATTGCCATTGActcaagattaaaaaaaaagagcatgtTTTAGAATGGCCATCTGTTTTATGTTGGACTTTATACATTACTAGGAATAATATGGTTCTTATGAAACTTCaactaaatattatatatatgtggctATTTTAAAGCAATATGTTAGCTACGGTTTTAGTCCTAGTTACAAAGGTctgacatggaaaaaaaaaactcatttaGAGAATGCGCCAAAGTTTGGAGACAGCTGTCCTGAAAATCTTTACCAACTTTAGGTGAAGATTTATCATGTACTTTATAATAAGTGGTTTgtagattattttttaagaaaaatgccAGTATATTAATtatctaaaaagttaaaataatgTATCATGGTGATATTTATATACAGTATcatttacataaaaaaacaaaaatctttATTGGTGCGTTTAGGAGTACGTAACAATACGCAATGTGGATAGAGCTTTCGAAAACAATTAAATGATACCACATCAAATAAACAGATAAGCcttgataaaagaaaacaacaacaacaataataatatattcAATAATTAACACATATGATGTGTGCTTATTCAAGCTAGAACACTAGCTTAATTAGGTGGCATCTTTGTAATtattagcagcagcagcagcagcagaataagaattatttggaaGAAATTACATAATTCGCAAACAGGAACTACGTACCCTTTAATCATCTCGTattttatatatgcatatagatGTCAATCTTTCACCTGCGACCGTTTGAgggccgtcgccgtcctcctccatcGACATCAGCATCCTAGCTTTGCATGGAtatctctctctatctttctTTGATCCTGTGTCAACTAATATATCTGAATCATGTCATATATCATCGAAAAATTATTAAGCTTCTCTTCAtgcatgaaaattttctatatcttTTGTTTGATTAAGCTAGTAAAATCTTTTTCATAGTTAAACTTATTTCGGTCGCatcaattttatagaaaataataataacatctacagtactactaaattagtttaattaaacgTACCATTGAGTATATCAAAacaatatgtttgttttgtgttgaaatatttttataatttttctataaactcgaTTAACTAAAAGAAATTGATGTTACATGCATTCATGATCGTATTAGTAGTATATTTATGCGTGTGAGAACTCAGAAGGCTCACTTTTGCTTCCTCTTTTGGAGGAATCGCTGCAGCGACGCCTTCCTGGCGATCGGCATCACGCCGCCGGCGGAGACCCCCGAGGCAGCCGgcatctgcggcggcggcagcagcatggGCGGCTCGTCCGGCGGGGGAGTCACAACGGTGACATTATTGTTTTTGTTCccaccgacgccggcggcggccgcagccaGCAGATGCTGCGTGCGCTGCACCAGCTtctcggccgcctccgccgtgtaGTGCTCGAACACCAGCACCTGGCCGCCGTAGACGATGGTCAAtggcgccgtcggcgccgtcgccggcaccgACGGCGTCACATGCACTTCCGGCCTGCATGTACACGACCAAGCAAATTAAGAGAGATGATCGTACATTAGGCGATACCGGAAATTAAGAGGCCTTTAATTTGTAATATATGTTCACCGTCGTCGTTCttgggccgccgccggcgccggagccggcgaCACGACGACGCCGTCTGCGGATCGCGTGGGGAAGAGCTGCATGGTCCGGGCGTCGACGACCATCTTCTCcttggcctccgccgccgccgccgccgccggccagatCACggcgcctccggcggcggcctgctgctccggcgccgtcgtcatgcacggtggctgcggcggctggccgcgcctggcggcggcggggagcatgGCGCCACCGCCAGCTGAGCCGACGGCGTCCATCTCTCGCGTCCGGCCTTTCTCCTCCTTGAACGTACTATACCTAGCTAGCTTACCATCTCTTGTGTTGGCGAAGCTGCGTGGGTTCCGAGGATGGGACGACTGTACGTACGGTACGGTGTGGGGgtggattttcttttcttttgttttctttggcGCGGCTCTCTCGCGGTCCGGATTAAACCTTGCCGTGCATGTATGCGCGCGCACAGGGGGCACGTGAGAGTGCTATCCTATCCGAACCTCCATCGATAAAATAACGGTTGGGAGATAAAACGCGATCCAAAGGATACTCTATTCCAACCTCTAAATTTAGTACATCCTTCACGTTTCCCAGCAGATAAGCTCATATGCTATCCTATCCGTACCTCCATCGATAAAATAACGGTTGGGAGAAGAAAAACACGATCCAGCGGATACTCCATTCTAGCCTCTAAATTTAGTACATCCTTCATCTGGGAGAGAGACGCTAAATTTGGTGTTCCTCTCTCCTCACATCATGTCGTCATCCCTCAACCGCCGGTCTCcgctgttgagttgtgatccaaattcatttgcacttaatatcgtcttcccttttagggttccaccatatatatacctctggtaagccac from Oryza glaberrima chromosome 3, OglaRS2, whole genome shotgun sequence carries:
- the LOC127768316 gene encoding protein TIFY 11g isoform X1, giving the protein MDAVGSAGGGAMLPAAARRGQPPQPPCMTTAPEQQAAAGGAVIWPAAAAAAEAKEKMVVDARTMQLFPTRSADGVVVSPAPAPAAAQERRRPEVHVTPSVPATAPTAPLTIVYGGQVLVFEHYTAEAAEKLVQRTQHLLAAAAAGVGGNKNNNVTVVTPPPDEPPMLLPPPQMPAASGVSAGGVMPIARKASLQRFLQKRKQKIKER
- the LOC127768316 gene encoding protein TIFY 11g isoform X2, yielding MDAVGSAGGGAMLPAAARRGQPPQPPCMTTAPEQQAAAGGAVIWPAAAAAAEAKEKMVVDARTMQLFPTRSADGVVVSPAPAPAAAQERRRPEVHVTPSVPATAPTAPLTIVYGGQVLVFEHYTAEAAEKLVQRTQHLLAAAAAGVGGNKNNNVTVVTPPPDEPPMLLPPPQMPAASGVSAGGVMPIARKASLQRFLQKRKQKYIS
- the LOC127768316 gene encoding protein TIFY 11g isoform X3, which codes for MDAVGSAGGGAMLPAAARRGQPPQPPCMTTAPEQQAAAGGAVIWPAAAAAAEAKEKMVVDARTMQLFPTRSADGVVVSPAPAPAAAQERRRPEVHVTPSVPATAPTAPLTIVYGGQVLVFEHYTAEAAEKLVQRTQHLLAAAAAGVGGNKNNNVTVVTPPPDEPPMLLPPPQMPAASGVSAGGVMPIARKASLQRFLQKRKQN